The Colius striatus isolate bColStr4 chromosome 8, bColStr4.1.hap1, whole genome shotgun sequence genome includes the window GTAGCCTCATCCCTTAAGACACTGCATCCCCTGCAGCGGTCAAACCACGGGGGATTTGCCTGATGACTGTTTTTGATTTCAGGGATAACAATGTGCAGCAAccaaaggaaaataacagaCCAGGCCATGACACAAGAAATAATCAGGTAAAAGAGGCATACTTGCAGTTATTTTATGCCAAGTAATCCAAATTATACAATCCAAATTATAAATTCTTTTCTCCAATGTAGTTACTGATGACTTTGTGGCTTTTTGATACATTGAAACCATCTGAAGTGTTGtctaagtatttaaaataatctaTAATGTGTTAGACAGTATGAGCTTTATTGCCTGCCTGGTCAACACAGGCTGTATTATGGGATGCAACAGGCTGCTACTTAGAAGAGCAGCCAAAGACTGAGCTCTTGAATGCTGTGGCCAAATATCAGAGAAGCTGCTTAGCCAGGCTGTGGCTCTAGCTCTGATAGAATAAAAATTATCAAAGCAAAATGTGCAAGAGAATATGAGGAAACAAAGATTAGTTCTAAAACACCATTAGCTTGGTACTGAATAATTAGCTACACTTTGAAATCTGTATTTCCTGTTAACTTCATTTTCTGCAACATCTTTTCCAGCCTGCCCCAACAAGTCCTGATTTTTTTACCATATCACATTTTCCTGGTCCAAGGTTTGTAGCATTTAAAACCTTTTCTGCTTCCTGTCTGCTGTGTTTACATTACTCTGTCACTGGAAGTGAAGTTCCTCATGTCCTGCTTAGGAGGATTTTTCCCCAAATATAACAGATTAAATGCTTGAAGGAGAAATGCTGTTTTACTGCTTGTATAAGAAACAGTATAATGGCACATGTAAATGCTaccagggaaagggagagggaggggcAGAGAGAGTTAAGTACATGTATAAATGCTAGCCACTGTTTAAAAATGATAAAGAACCAATTTAGAAATATCAGTTGTCTCAAGTCATGAAATGCTTCACAAGATGTGTTTTCTTCACTTCAGGCTGTCAGTACAAACCCAgttccctgcagctccctcaggaCCTCCACAACCTGCCATCCCACCTAGACCAGCTGTCTGAAAAGTCTCCTAGGAAACCTCAGCCAACTCTGACAAGTAACTGGGCTGAAAAAGCTTCAAGATTGCAATCCTCCAGtcctctccctgtgcagccAAATGGTCTTCTGAAAGCACATACCTCTGGAACAGACACTGAGTGGCACTGAACACAGATTTTGTAACATCCTGATACTGCTGCTGGCTGTATTTGTGCCTCTTCTACCTCACCTCTTGGTGGTTTCAAAATCAGAAGCCTGAACTCCCTTTAAATGTTACAGCATCATGGAACGAGACTCTTCCAAAGTGCAGCCATATTTGCAGGCCAAGATGCAATTCAGTTACTTAGAAGAATCATTTATTCACCTCTAGTCTTACTCTGCTGTCAAAATGAGAATGTAGATTGACCTCTTGGGAAGTCTACAGCCCAACTGCCTCTTGGACTGTGCCCTCAGCACAGCGTATTGCTGCAGCCTTTGCCCCACACAGCTGTACTTGCTCCTCCACCCTGTCTTCCATGAAACCCTGTCAAAGCTGCATCCAGATCCCACCtctgatcacctccctgctgcctcatcttcctGTGCAAGTAGTTTGTAAAAGTAATCTCATATAGGGAGACTAGCAGTGGAGTGAAACTCTGGAGATAATGGATTTGAGTCTAAATGAAACAAGCCATCTCTGTGGGTACAGAAAAAGGGGTGTGTTGGGAAATATTGGATACAGCTGAACAGTGTTTTAACTCTGTTTTAACCAGCGTTACTGGTTGCTACAGTTTGAGACGTTTCATGACAAACCAATTCCACTGCAAAAGCTACAGGTTCTCATTCTAGAAAATGGTACCAATCTAGAGGAAAATGCACGAATGTCAAAATGGCAACTCATGAAAAAGCAGCTGCCACACCGAGAAAAACCCACTGGCAAGAGCAAAGTTGTGGGTACTGATCAGCCTGTACCTCGCAGAGCCCATCACACTCTGACCATGCTCATATGGACTCTGTAAACACAAACTTGCAAAGAGAGTGAGTAAATTACAGAATTGCCTtaccaagaaaatatttctcatcCTTTGGGTGGCCATTTCAGCGAGAGATAGATGAAAGAACCCAAAGTAAACTGCAGGCAGAAATCTACACGGGCAAGGAGTGCCTTCCAAAGAATTGTCATCTTCATTCCTCAGCATCTTTAACTGGTATTACTAAATGTTTCTGTCGTTTTGGCCTTACTAACATGtcatggtggatgtcaggaggttgggacatcactttttttctgttgtatctggtgacaagggggtaatggaaagaagctggaacacaaaaagcccCACATTTGTTGAGGGGAGGGAACTcggtcccaggctgcccagggagggtgtggaggctccttttcgggaggttcccaaacctgcccggacacgttcctgtgccccctgagcgaggggaatctgctttagcaggggctgggcctggagcagctctgcggggcccttccagcccccaccattctgcgATTCTAAAACTAACACGACATCTGGTAGTAGCTTGATGTTGTGACCGTGCCAAAAGCCGCGGCTGGGCACAGCCGGGCCCCCGAGCCGCCCCACGCGCGGTCCCCACCCGCGTCACCGCCGTCCGCAGCTGAGGGGACGCTGCCGCTTCCGCTGCGCCCGCCAGGGGGCGGGCCTCCGCCGCCACGCGCGGCTCTGCGCACGCGCCCCGGAGCGGCGGGCGGGCTGCGGGCGgcgctggcggcggcggcggagcgcgcgggcggcggcggccgcgtgGGGCTGTGCGTGCTGTGCGGGCTGCCGGCGGCCGGCAAGTCCACGCTGGCCCGCGCCctgcgccgccgcctcccgcagCGCCCGGGCTGGGCCTGCGCTCTGCTCACTTACGACGAGCTCATCCCGCCGGAGGCCTTCCGCCCGGAGGAGGCGGGGCCGGAGCCCGAGGGGCCGTCCCCATTGGTCAGTGCCGCTGCCCTCCTTCCCGCCGCGCGCGGCCCGCTCCCATTGGCCAGCCGGGGCGCGCGGCGGCCGTTGCCGGGCAGCGCGGCGCGTGCCTCAGGCGGGGCCTGTCCCTCCGCTCGGCTCCCgctgccgtgccgtgccgtgccgtgccgtgccgtgccgtgccgtgccgtgccgtgccgtgccgtgccgtgccgtgccgtgccgtgccggtAGCGCGGGCGCTCACGCCTCCGCTGCTGCCTCCGCAGCTGCCCCGCTGGAAGCGGAACCGAcgagagctgctgcagtgcctggagATTTTGCTGCGGACGCTGCtgcccggggccgggccgccgGACCCCGCTGTCCCCCCGCAGCCGGCCTGGGAGCGATTCCGCGCCTGCTGCCAGCGACAGGGGCTTCTCCCCTCCGCCGAAGGACTCCCCGGAACCGCCGACGCGTCCAGGCCGCTCTACTTGATCTTGGATGACAACTTTTATTACCAGAGCATGAGATACGAGGTGTACCAGCTGGCTCGCAAGTGTAATTGCTCTTTATGCCGATGCTGAAGAGTGTTTCCGCTTCGTAGGAAATTCAGTGCACTTGAGCTGCCCTTCTTTATGTGCTCTTGTTAACCTTTGTTATTCCTAATTGCTCGATTCCTGCCGTATAGTAAGCACCAACTTAACGTTATTACTGTATTATTAGAATTTGCTAGATCACTTAAAGCCTCTCTGTGTGCCTCAGAAATTACTACTTGAGCAGCCATGAAGGAAAATAGTTTGTATTCTCTTTAGATTTGTATTCTTTTCAAGCTCAGAACTAGTGTGGAAGTTCCCCATTCATATAAAGCCTTTCTTGTGCACATTGCTCATAACTTTGAATGCTTTAAAGGTAAAATcgactgttttctctttttctagaTTCCTTGAGCTTCTGCCAGTTATTTTTAGAGTGTCCACTTGAATTGTGCTTGAAGAGAAATCGTTTGAGAAGTCATCCGTTACCTGACCAGACAATATATTTAATGGCACAGAGAATAGAAATGCCAGATCTCAAGAAAAACACTTGGGAAGAGAATAGCCTCATTCTGAGAAGTTTTGATTGCTCATCAGAGGATAAGTAATGCCACTGGATTGGTGACAGGGTTTCACTAAATGTTGTGTTCATAAATCAGTGGGTAGAGGCTTCTTCTGTATAAAGACAGTACATTAGAAGTGTTCTGTGTGGTTATCATTGCATGCTAGCTGTTGGGACCTCACAGCCATCACTCTTTGCAGAGTCAACCCCCAAGCTAACTGCATTTCTAAACTGTTGTTAAAAGTGTGTGTATATTGTTTGAATCATTAAGACTGGAAATAATTGGCTGCAGGTTTAGTTGTAATTAGTTTTCATCTAACTTGCTGTATAAAGATTATTTCATTGATTGCCTCATAAATTTAACTGAAAACTTGTGCTTTTTTCCTGTGGGGAGGCGGTGTTACCAAACGAGGCAAAAACCCTCAGTAAAACTTTGATTAATgagctttggtttgttttctcagtGAGCAGATAATTAGTTTGCTGGCCACTGCTTTGGAAAATCCAGTGAAGCAAATTGAAGAGAATGCTGAGCAAAAGGTAACGCTGCTCATCTTCCTTGTCCCGCCTCTTTTGGGTGATGGGGAATGAGGGACTTACTCCCAGATTGCATTCAGAGCAACTGTGACAGAAACTGGGAAACAGCAACTGTGTTTCCACATGGAAGAAGCATATGCAGGAGTTTGTTACTTGTTTTCAAAGAGTGCTTCCAAAG containing:
- the PSTK gene encoding L-seryl-tRNA(Sec) kinase; the encoded protein is MSKWQLMKKQLPHREKPTGKSKVVAAAGHSRAPEPPHARSPPASPPSAAEGTLPLPLRPPGGGPPPPRAALRTRPGAAGGLRAALAAAAERAGGGGRVGLCVLCGLPAAGKSTLARALRRRLPQRPGWACALLTYDELIPPEAFRPEEAGPEPEGPSPLLPRWKRNRRELLQCLEILLRTLLPGAGPPDPAVPPQPAWERFRACCQRQGLLPSAEGLPGTADASRPLYLILDDNFYYQSMRYEVYQLARKYSLSFCQLFLECPLELCLKRNRLRSHPLPDQTIYLMAQRIEMPDLKKNTWEENSLILRSFDCSSEDNEQIISLLATALENPVKQIEENAEQKDADRALCAASTVHQADQACRRLISQAMKDAKDKKVPQSEMKSLAEELNKLKAGFLEGLRQGSHLKSQACSQNQSSDPATTAISAFQHEATNVVNKYILK